In a single window of the Ruminococcus albus 7 = DSM 20455 genome:
- a CDS encoding TerB N-terminal domain-containing protein: MKNIDDLIELIMGDPKIRESKTLGEKVYRDEPILKRASQLVRDIVPPKDNTPAQLMEMRRMVYSPEAQWRSREWLFGKQGSFMAYFEDDFEKDVPFEHYFPTYNDMTLPQQRTYFSWRTCARRGEYKEISLSYIFVYAYELLNLIGVKTPQEGYDRLKALLDEYGDSQPKLKRFLSIWLDDMVVYYGLDITLLKNGDILEFDNALEVIRDADDHSVDEVFTALNNVSSYNAERSAFYKAYPEDFRTVAVRSFKAFSEYYGSHRKKTLFEKYFGNSVITVHQMFSSAVFCHFRSSPNTCVVIDDVRRCFYRGGEWFTEGYSGKPHGNKQVGDFLRAVDSIMRNGFDFKSKLQTPDITKQLSKIINEQMTILQDEKRQAEKLRVDIDLSKLGSIRRAADITRDKLIVDEEDLEDDIIPQPDMQEDVPEENVQKNTTPLDSGEYSFMQVLLYGGDHQAAARSVGSMPSVMADSINEKLYDIFADTVIEFDGDTPVIIEDYEEELKGMILP, encoded by the coding sequence GTGAAGAATATCGATGATCTTATCGAATTGATAATGGGTGACCCGAAGATACGTGAGAGCAAAACACTCGGAGAAAAAGTCTACCGTGATGAACCTATACTCAAACGCGCTTCACAGCTTGTACGTGATATTGTACCCCCTAAAGATAATACTCCCGCTCAGCTTATGGAGATGCGCAGAATGGTCTATTCTCCCGAAGCACAGTGGCGCTCAAGAGAATGGCTTTTCGGCAAACAGGGCAGTTTCATGGCATACTTTGAGGACGATTTCGAGAAAGATGTTCCCTTTGAACACTATTTTCCCACCTATAATGATATGACACTTCCTCAGCAGAGAACTTATTTTTCCTGGAGAACTTGTGCAAGGCGTGGTGAATACAAGGAAATAAGCCTTTCCTATATTTTTGTATATGCTTATGAACTTTTAAATCTCATCGGTGTCAAAACTCCGCAGGAGGGTTATGACAGGTTGAAAGCCCTGCTCGATGAGTATGGTGATTCCCAGCCAAAATTGAAAAGATTCCTTTCAATATGGCTTGATGATATGGTAGTTTATTACGGGCTTGATATCACTTTACTGAAAAATGGAGATATTCTTGAATTTGATAATGCACTTGAGGTCATTCGTGATGCAGATGATCATTCTGTGGATGAAGTCTTTACAGCCCTTAACAACGTGTCCTCGTATAATGCTGAAAGGTCCGCTTTTTACAAGGCTTACCCCGAAGACTTTCGTACCGTGGCAGTACGCAGTTTTAAAGCTTTTTCCGAGTATTACGGTTCTCACCGTAAAAAGACACTGTTCGAGAAGTATTTCGGTAACAGTGTCATAACAGTACATCAGATGTTCTCATCAGCCGTGTTCTGTCATTTCCGATCATCACCAAATACCTGTGTGGTCATAGACGATGTGCGCAGATGTTTTTACAGAGGCGGTGAATGGTTCACAGAGGGATATTCGGGCAAGCCACACGGCAACAAGCAGGTGGGCGACTTTTTACGCGCTGTTGACAGCATAATGCGAAACGGATTTGATTTCAAAAGCAAGCTGCAGACTCCCGATATCACAAAGCAGCTTTCAAAGATTATAAACGAACAGATGACCATACTTCAAGATGAGAAAAGACAGGCGGAGAAACTTCGTGTGGATATCGACCTTTCTAAGCTCGGAAGTATCCGCCGCGCCGCTGATATCACGAGGGATAAGCTTATCGTCGATGAAGAAGATCTTGAAGACGATATAATCCCTCAGCCTGATATGCAGGAAGATGTTCCCGAAGAGAATGTTCAGAAAAATACCACTCCACTCGACAGCGGCGAGTATTCATTCATGCAGGTACTGCTTTACGGCGGTGATCATCAGGCGGCTGCTAGAAGTGTAGGTTCTATGCCCTCTGTTATGGCGGACAGTATAAATGAAAAACTTTACGATATTTTTGCTGATACGGTCATTGAGTTTGACGGCGATACCCCTGTGATAATAGAAGATTATGAAGAAGAATTGAAAGGAATGATACTTCCATGA
- a CDS encoding ISAs1 family transposase has protein sequence MQDDHLRSTMQTVSKTEKNHGRIETRTAFVTTDIGWLEQKKEWKGLKCIGAIHSESTTKKGRTSEWHYYLSSRELTAEQLLHHARMEWSVESMHWLLDVHFEEDWCRVESKDVQQCLNMFRKAAINLIKNFKNRNNSKAAISKLMFECLMEPQMISRVIFEN, from the coding sequence GTGCAGGACGATCACCTTAGGAGTACAATGCAGACGGTCTCAAAGACCGAAAAAAATCATGGCAGGATCGAAACACGGACAGCGTTTGTAACAACAGATATTGGTTGGCTGGAGCAGAAAAAAGAATGGAAAGGCTTGAAGTGCATAGGAGCTATACACAGCGAATCTACGACGAAAAAAGGCAGAACAAGTGAATGGCACTATTATCTGTCGAGCCGGGAATTAACGGCTGAACAGCTTTTGCATCATGCGAGAATGGAATGGTCGGTAGAGTCTATGCACTGGCTGCTTGATGTGCATTTTGAAGAGGACTGGTGCAGAGTCGAGAGCAAGGACGTTCAGCAATGCCTGAATATGTTCAGAAAAGCTGCGATAAATTTAATCAAGAACTTTAAAAATCGGAACAATTCTAAAGCTGCCATATCCAAACTTATGTTTGAATGTCTTATGGAGCCGCAGATGATTTCGAGGGTGATTTTTGAAAATTGA
- a CDS encoding ISAs1 family transposase → MDNGITEYFEDVELYEEYDGYFCSVPDIITIAILGSICELRNVHQIHQWAANDRVSEFLKEKFGIGHVPCYYWILSLLKYVKPESLNRCFADWVYSFMPEKSRDMTISLDGKTVCSTLKMDKIESPLHIISAQICELGLTLAQRCTDDKSNEITAVQELLKELKIKGKIVVADALNCQKETAGIIIKQKADYLLCVKDNHPNLKKDIMVIPLTHHR, encoded by the coding sequence ATGGATAATGGAATAACCGAGTATTTTGAGGATGTTGAACTTTATGAGGAATATGACGGTTATTTTTGCAGCGTTCCCGATATCATCACAATAGCGATCCTTGGCAGTATCTGTGAACTGCGAAATGTTCATCAGATACACCAGTGGGCGGCAAATGACAGAGTAAGCGAATTTTTGAAGGAAAAATTCGGAATCGGTCATGTCCCTTGCTATTACTGGATATTGAGCCTGCTTAAATACGTCAAGCCTGAGTCTCTCAACCGCTGTTTTGCGGATTGGGTCTATTCATTTATGCCCGAAAAATCGAGAGATATGACAATTTCTCTTGACGGAAAAACTGTTTGCTCAACACTCAAAATGGACAAGATCGAAAGCCCTTTGCACATTATCAGCGCCCAGATATGTGAGCTTGGATTGACTCTCGCTCAGCGTTGTACGGACGACAAAAGCAATGAAATAACTGCGGTGCAGGAGCTTCTGAAAGAATTGAAGATCAAGGGAAAAATCGTTGTTGCAGATGCCCTAAACTGCCAGAAAGAGACTGCCGGGATCATCATAAAACAGAAGGCGGATTATTTGCTTTGCGTTAAAGATAATCACCCTAATCTGAAAAAAGATATCATGGTTATCCCTTTAACACACCACAGATAA
- the thiS gene encoding sulfur carrier protein ThiS: MVKLNGEQHELAGKTVTEMLNDNGYDPKRVAVELNLDILPKSQYESTVLKDGDSVEVVSFVGGG; encoded by the coding sequence ATGGTAAAGTTAAACGGCGAACAGCATGAACTCGCGGGAAAGACCGTTACCGAAATGCTGAACGATAACGGCTACGATCCAAAGCGCGTAGCAGTAGAACTGAATCTGGATATACTTCCTAAATCACAGTACGAAAGCACTGTACTCAAGGATGGCGACAGCGTTGAGGTAGTCAGCTTTGTTGGAGGCGGCTAG
- the thiF gene encoding sulfur carrier protein ThiS adenylyltransferase ThiF yields MIPSKEEMYAALEERHGKELQKLFSETAVVICGLGGLGSNVAISLARAGLGRIHLIDFDRVDISNLNRQQYFPEQLGQYKADALKDTLLKIAPYCDITSQSVKLDEENIPVLLADFPIVCECFDNAEQKAMLVNSVLENFPDKKLVAASGMAGLGSANNIVTKRIARNFWLCGDGKSDVNEGLGLISARVAVCAAHQATMVLRIISGKDEA; encoded by the coding sequence ATGATCCCATCAAAAGAAGAAATGTATGCCGCACTTGAAGAACGTCACGGAAAAGAACTGCAAAAACTATTTTCGGAAACGGCAGTAGTGATCTGCGGTCTGGGCGGACTAGGCTCTAATGTTGCAATAAGCCTCGCACGTGCAGGGCTCGGCAGGATACATCTGATAGACTTTGACAGGGTAGATATCTCAAACCTGAACCGTCAGCAGTATTTTCCCGAACAGCTTGGACAGTACAAGGCAGACGCACTGAAAGATACACTTTTAAAAATAGCACCCTACTGTGATATAACATCTCAGTCGGTCAAGCTCGACGAAGAAAACATCCCTGTGCTTCTGGCAGATTTTCCAATAGTCTGTGAATGTTTCGACAATGCCGAACAGAAAGCTATGCTGGTAAATTCGGTGCTTGAAAACTTCCCCGATAAAAAACTGGTGGCAGCCTCGGGAATGGCAGGACTTGGAAGTGCGAACAACATTGTCACCAAAAGGATAGCGCGGAATTTTTGGCTATGCGGTGACGGCAAGAGCGATGTGAACGAAGGTCTGGGGCTTATATCAGCCAGAGTTGCAGTATGCGCGGCACATCAGGCTACAATGGTACTAAGGATAATATCAGGCAAGGACGAAGCCTGA
- a CDS encoding thiazole synthase → MINNDKLVIGGHEFNSRFILGSGKYSLSLIKAAVENAGAEIITLAVRRANTKDQESILDHIPEGVTLLPNTSGARNAEEAVRIARLARELGCGNFVKIEIMRDTKYLLPDNAETIKATEILANEGFVVMPYMYPDLNTARDLVNAGAASVMPLASPIGSNKGLATKDFIQILIDEIDLPIIVDAGIGRPSQACEAMEMGAAAVMSNTALATAGDLPMMADAFRKAIEAGRQAYLSGLGRVLVRGASPSDTLTGFLRD, encoded by the coding sequence ATGATAAACAATGACAAACTCGTCATAGGCGGACACGAATTCAATTCGAGATTCATACTCGGTTCCGGAAAGTATTCTCTTTCGCTTATAAAAGCAGCTGTTGAGAATGCCGGTGCAGAGATCATTACCCTTGCTGTAAGGCGTGCAAATACTAAAGATCAGGAGAGCATACTTGACCATATCCCCGAGGGCGTTACTCTTCTGCCTAACACTTCTGGTGCAAGAAATGCAGAAGAAGCTGTCCGAATAGCAAGGCTTGCAAGAGAACTTGGCTGCGGAAATTTCGTTAAAATAGAGATCATGCGCGATACCAAGTATCTTCTGCCCGACAATGCAGAAACCATAAAAGCCACCGAGATTCTGGCAAATGAAGGCTTTGTAGTAATGCCTTATATGTATCCCGACCTTAACACTGCGAGAGACCTTGTTAACGCAGGTGCGGCATCTGTAATGCCGCTGGCTTCGCCTATCGGTTCAAACAAGGGTCTTGCAACAAAGGATTTCATACAGATACTGATAGATGAAATAGACCTGCCTATAATCGTTGATGCAGGCATTGGCAGACCTTCACAGGCTTGCGAGGCTATGGAGATGGGTGCTGCTGCAGTTATGTCAAACACTGCGCTGGCAACCGCCGGCGATCTGCCGATGATGGCTGACGCTTTCCGCAAAGCCATAGAAGCAGGCAGACAGGCTTACCTTTCGGGTCTTGGACGAGTGCTTGTAAGAGGTGCATCGCCTTCCGATACACTTACTGGATTTCTGAGAGACTAA
- the thiH gene encoding 2-iminoacetate synthase ThiH codes for MENNFLFDSEGLSEEALKRKHKLENDPSCRTDHMKYMEGQEQIKSDILEKVMTQFDSYDYNAYTALDVSRALQKTTIGVEEFKALLSPAAEPFLEQMAERARVETRKHFGNTVYLFTPLYIANYCENYCVYCGFNCYNHIRRMKLNMEQIEHEMKVIADSGMEEILILTGESKSMSDVKYIGEACKLARKYFRMVGVEIYPVNVEDYKYLHECGVDYVTVFQETYDNVKYETLHLAGHKRVWPYRFEAQERALMGGMRGIAGSALLGLSDFRKDALATGLHMYYLQRKYPHAEISLSCPRLRPIVNNDKIDHMDVGERQLCQVLCAYRLFLPFAGITVSSRETKSFRDGIVKIAATKISAGVSTGIGDHESKYTGKENDNEGDEQFEIADTRSFDTMYKDMSAEGLQPVLNDYLYV; via the coding sequence ATGGAAAATAATTTTCTGTTTGATTCCGAGGGACTTTCCGAAGAAGCATTAAAACGCAAGCACAAGCTTGAAAATGATCCCTCCTGCCGTACCGACCACATGAAATATATGGAAGGTCAGGAGCAGATAAAAAGTGATATACTCGAAAAGGTAATGACACAGTTCGACAGCTACGACTACAATGCATATACAGCACTTGATGTTTCACGCGCATTACAGAAAACGACTATCGGGGTTGAGGAATTCAAGGCACTGCTTTCTCCTGCTGCAGAACCTTTCCTTGAACAGATGGCTGAGCGAGCACGTGTTGAGACCAGAAAGCATTTCGGCAATACGGTTTACCTGTTCACACCGCTGTACATCGCTAATTACTGCGAGAATTACTGCGTATACTGCGGATTCAATTGCTACAACCATATCCGCCGTATGAAACTGAACATGGAACAGATCGAGCATGAGATGAAAGTAATTGCAGACAGCGGCATGGAGGAGATACTTATCCTCACAGGCGAAAGCAAGAGCATGAGCGATGTAAAGTATATAGGTGAAGCCTGCAAACTGGCGCGGAAGTATTTCCGTATGGTAGGCGTTGAGATATATCCCGTGAACGTGGAAGATTACAAATATCTCCATGAATGCGGAGTGGACTATGTCACCGTTTTTCAGGAAACTTATGATAATGTCAAGTACGAAACTCTCCACCTTGCAGGACACAAGCGCGTATGGCCTTACCGTTTTGAAGCACAGGAGAGAGCACTAATGGGCGGTATGCGTGGTATTGCTGGTTCGGCGCTGCTGGGACTTTCCGATTTCAGAAAGGACGCACTGGCTACGGGACTGCATATGTACTATCTGCAGAGGAAGTATCCTCACGCTGAGATATCCCTCTCATGTCCGAGACTTCGCCCGATAGTAAATAATGACAAGATAGACCACATGGATGTTGGTGAAAGACAGCTTTGTCAGGTACTGTGTGCTTACAGACTTTTCCTGCCGTTTGCAGGTATAACAGTATCTTCCCGTGAAACCAAAAGTTTCCGTGACGGTATAGTGAAGATCGCAGCCACCAAGATATCCGCAGGAGTTTCCACGGGTATAGGTGACCATGAAAGCAAGTACACCGGCAAGGAAAACGATAACGAGGGCGATGAGCAATTCGAAATAGCAGATACGAGAAGCTTTGATACCATGTACAAGGATATGTCCGCTGAGGGCTTGCAGCCTGTGCTGAACGATTATCTGTATGTGTAA
- a CDS encoding thiamine phosphate synthase → MCKIICITNRKLCRVDFSVQLEKIAAAQPDMVILREKDMREDEYSILAEKSAEICRKYEVPFAVNSFRNTALKKGIKRIHLPLHILRELTPEDKAVFDIIGTSVHSKEDTEEAVALGAGYIIAGHIFETECKKGLAGRGTDFLKEICNTVKLPVYAIGGITADNAAECIKAGADGICLMSSFMQAENVSEFMDRLRGVMNG, encoded by the coding sequence ATGTGTAAGATCATCTGCATAACAAACAGGAAACTGTGCCGCGTAGATTTTTCAGTGCAGTTGGAAAAGATCGCAGCTGCGCAACCTGATATGGTGATACTTCGTGAAAAGGATATGCGGGAAGATGAGTATAGTATTCTCGCAGAAAAGTCAGCGGAGATATGCAGAAAATATGAAGTACCTTTTGCTGTCAACAGTTTCCGGAATACGGCTCTGAAAAAAGGAATAAAAAGAATACATCTTCCGCTGCATATCCTTCGTGAACTTACACCTGAAGATAAAGCAGTATTCGATATCATAGGCACATCGGTCCACTCAAAAGAAGATACAGAAGAAGCTGTTGCACTTGGCGCAGGATACATCATTGCAGGACACATTTTTGAGACCGAATGCAAAAAGGGTCTGGCAGGACGAGGAACGGATTTTCTCAAAGAGATCTGCAATACTGTTAAACTGCCCGTTTATGCAATAGGTGGTATAACAGCGGACAATGCTGCTGAATGCATAAAAGCAGGAGCAGACGGCATCTGCCTTATGAGCAGTTTCATGCAGGCGGAAAATGTGTCCGAATTTATGGATAGATTAAGAGGTGTAATGAATGGTTAA
- the thiE gene encoding thiamine phosphate synthase, whose product MVNVDVTLYAITDRGAIGQRDFYEAIEAALKGGATILQLREKGLDEVSLIEEAKKVKNICSRYGVPLIINDNYKAAIASGADGVHVGIEDAPVAEIRSKAGSGFIIGATAKTVEQAKAAQAAGADYLGVGAVFPSTTKKNAIRITNEQLREIAASVDIPVTAIGGISKSNMTELKGCGADGAALVSAIFAAENIETECRELKKLSQEVFR is encoded by the coding sequence ATGGTTAATGTAGATGTTACGCTGTATGCCATAACAGACCGCGGTGCGATCGGTCAGCGTGACTTTTATGAAGCTATAGAGGCAGCCCTAAAAGGCGGCGCGACAATACTTCAGCTGCGCGAAAAGGGACTTGATGAAGTCAGCCTCATAGAGGAAGCAAAGAAAGTCAAAAATATATGCAGCAGATACGGTGTACCGCTGATAATAAACGATAACTACAAAGCTGCCATAGCTTCAGGCGCGGACGGTGTACATGTTGGTATTGAGGATGCACCTGTTGCGGAGATAAGATCAAAAGCCGGCAGCGGTTTCATCATAGGAGCGACTGCAAAAACCGTAGAACAGGCAAAAGCCGCACAGGCAGCAGGCGCAGACTATCTGGGGGTCGGAGCGGTATTTCCCTCCACCACAAAGAAAAACGCTATACGCATAACCAATGAACAGCTGCGCGAGATAGCAGCTTCGGTCGATATACCTGTAACTGCTATAGGCGGAATAAGCAAGTCGAATATGACTGAGCTGAAAGGCTGCGGTGCAGACGGTGCTGCCCTTGTATCAGCAATATTCGCTGCAGAGAATATTGAAACTGAATGCAGAGAATTGAAAAAACTCTCTCAGGAAGTTTTCAGATAA
- the thiD gene encoding bifunctional hydroxymethylpyrimidine kinase/phosphomethylpyrimidine kinase: MRTALSIAGSDPSGGAGIQADIKTMTANRVYAMTAITALTAQNTSGVSGIMEVTPEFLAQQLDRIFEDIFPDAVKIGMVSSAALITTIADKLTEYKANNIVLDPVMVATSGARLINEDAVQALKERLIPLAKVITPNIPEAEVLADMSITSAEDMEKAAEKIYASYGCAVLLKGGHQLNDANDLLIGKEVNKWFNGKRIHNPNTHGTGCTLSSAIASNLAKGYELDEAVERAKRYISGALGAMLDLGKGSGPMDHAFAINNEFTAERKI, encoded by the coding sequence ATGAGAACAGCATTGAGTATCGCCGGGAGCGATCCCAGCGGAGGCGCCGGGATACAGGCAGATATAAAAACGATGACGGCAAACAGGGTATATGCCATGACAGCCATCACCGCACTTACTGCCCAGAATACGTCAGGTGTTTCAGGAATAATGGAAGTTACACCGGAGTTCCTAGCACAGCAGCTTGACCGTATTTTTGAAGATATTTTCCCCGACGCTGTTAAAATAGGTATGGTATCATCAGCAGCACTTATAACCACCATAGCTGATAAGCTGACAGAATACAAGGCGAATAACATAGTCCTTGACCCTGTTATGGTGGCGACCAGCGGTGCAAGGCTGATAAACGAGGACGCTGTTCAGGCACTGAAGGAACGGCTTATACCTCTGGCAAAGGTGATAACACCTAACATTCCCGAAGCCGAAGTACTGGCAGATATGTCCATAACCTCTGCAGAGGATATGGAGAAAGCCGCCGAGAAGATCTATGCATCATACGGATGCGCAGTACTTCTCAAAGGCGGACATCAGCTGAATGATGCAAACGACCTGCTCATCGGCAAGGAAGTTAATAAATGGTTCAACGGCAAGCGGATCCATAACCCAAACACCCATGGCACCGGCTGCACGCTTTCAAGTGCGATCGCATCAAATCTGGCAAAAGGATATGAGCTTGATGAAGCAGTTGAAAGGGCAAAGAGATATATCTCAGGCGCTCTCGGAGCTATGCTTGATCTTGGCAAAGGAAGCGGACCTATGGATCATGCATTCGCAATAAACAATGAATTTACAGCAGAAAGGAAAATTTGA
- the thiC gene encoding phosphomethylpyrimidine synthase ThiC, translating to MREYATQMEAAKKGIITPEMKIVAEKEYIDPEELRALVAKGEVAIPCNINHKAISPEGVGSRMRTKINVNLGISGDAKNYDNEMKKVELAHKFGAEAIMDLSNYGKTNTFRRELVAKSPAMIGTVPMYDAIGYLEKDLLEITAEDFLKVVRAHAEEGVDFMTIHAGINKRAVEAFRREGRKMNIVSRGGSLLFAWMMMTGNENPFYEHYDEVLDILREFDVTISLGDALRPGCIDDATDSGQISELIELGALTLRAWEKDVQVMVEGPGHMAMNEIAANMTLQKRICHNAPFYVLGPVVTDIFPGYDHITTAIGGAIAASSGADFLCYVTPAEHLRLPDVNDVKEGIIASKIAAHAADIAKGVPHARDKDNAMAEARHKVDWDEMFKIAFDPEKAREYFESTPPADRHTCSMCGKMCAVRTTNLILEGKTVEFCTEK from the coding sequence ATGAGAGAATATGCAACACAGATGGAGGCTGCCAAGAAAGGCATAATCACCCCTGAAATGAAGATAGTCGCAGAGAAGGAGTATATTGATCCCGAAGAGCTCCGCGCACTTGTTGCTAAGGGTGAGGTAGCTATCCCCTGCAACATCAACCACAAAGCAATATCTCCCGAGGGTGTCGGCAGCAGAATGCGCACCAAGATAAATGTTAACCTTGGTATATCAGGAGATGCCAAGAACTATGATAACGAGATGAAAAAGGTTGAACTGGCTCACAAGTTTGGTGCAGAGGCTATAATGGATCTTTCCAACTACGGCAAGACCAACACTTTCCGCCGCGAGCTTGTTGCCAAGTCACCTGCTATGATCGGTACCGTACCCATGTATGATGCTATCGGCTATCTTGAAAAGGATCTGCTGGAGATAACTGCCGAAGACTTTCTCAAGGTAGTTCGTGCCCATGCAGAGGAAGGCGTTGACTTCATGACAATACACGCAGGAATCAACAAACGCGCTGTTGAAGCTTTCCGCCGTGAGGGCAGAAAGATGAATATAGTATCCCGCGGAGGCTCACTTCTGTTTGCGTGGATGATGATGACTGGAAATGAGAACCCATTCTATGAGCATTATGACGAGGTACTGGATATTCTCCGTGAATTTGATGTTACCATAAGCCTCGGTGATGCACTTCGTCCCGGTTGTATAGATGATGCTACCGACTCAGGTCAGATATCAGAGCTTATCGAGCTTGGTGCGCTGACCCTGCGTGCATGGGAAAAGGATGTACAGGTAATGGTCGAGGGACCAGGTCACATGGCAATGAACGAGATCGCTGCTAACATGACTCTCCAGAAGCGTATATGCCACAACGCACCTTTCTATGTGCTTGGCCCTGTAGTTACTGATATCTTCCCCGGATATGACCACATCACAACAGCTATCGGCGGTGCTATCGCAGCATCCAGCGGTGCAGATTTCCTTTGCTATGTCACACCTGCTGAGCATCTGCGTCTGCCTGATGTAAATGATGTTAAAGAGGGTATCATAGCTTCCAAGATAGCTGCCCATGCAGCAGATATCGCAAAGGGTGTTCCCCATGCCCGTGACAAGGATAATGCGATGGCAGAAGCAAGACACAAGGTAGATTGGGACGAGATGTTCAAAATAGCTTTTGACCCCGAAAAGGCACGTGAGTATTTTGAAAGCACTCCCCCTGCTGACAGACACACCTGCTCAATGTGCGGCAAGATGTGTGCAGTACGTACAACCAATCTTATACTTGAAGGCAAAACAGTAGAGTTCTGCACAGAGAAATAA
- a CDS encoding S41 family peptidase, with protein sequence MSKLETLDIVTLVLLPLMSGGLWYMAGHADRVKNSKWRLLWLIPMASCFLIVYVAGVEKLLIPAYIGAVILGAGFFIPKIKTRRAASGLSWVLVLISLPLCLFNKAYRSVDYVRDFKEGFESMKAHYVLTEHKQVNWDALYEKYLPEFKAANKAHDKVANEIAWYKFCAEFHDGHVNFGSDEKTRDAAYSRLSGIDHGLVICTLSDGRTVAAEVDSSLNALGIHNGTEIISWNGMTPAEADELNEMKQLFNFADADNQKFFEGTFAAGTGGDSVEAVIKDDSGNIKTVVLDKISDDYYNRAKEVYDKLLKGMNVGHMTLTKINDTTVCLRIKTMNFDSISEKDKHKKMKDELREQILDAKKEGVRDIIIDIRENNGGSGTMVKAIGELFAPEGEYYYVSDAYFDHDKKCYVKNGEGKWKVAGDVYVDGENILGDDGRIILLVGSHSVSAADHLTKLMSEFENTTVMGFTGPLGSAQGVSPIKLKSGMFSYSSSLMLNKDGTVYIDCGTDYNADDDAEVIVPFDEKAFREIFDEDNDYLMDTAVKYLEEMER encoded by the coding sequence ATGAGTAAACTTGAAACTTTAGATATAGTCACGCTTGTTTTGCTCCCATTGATGAGCGGTGGGCTGTGGTATATGGCAGGTCATGCGGATAGAGTTAAGAATTCAAAGTGGAGACTTTTATGGCTTATCCCAATGGCATCTTGTTTTTTGATAGTATATGTTGCCGGAGTAGAAAAACTTTTGATCCCTGCGTATATTGGCGCTGTGATACTGGGAGCGGGATTTTTCATACCCAAGATAAAGACACGCAGGGCAGCATCGGGATTATCATGGGTGCTGGTGCTGATAAGTCTTCCTCTGTGTCTTTTCAATAAAGCGTACAGAAGTGTGGATTACGTCAGAGATTTCAAAGAGGGCTTTGAGAGCATGAAAGCTCATTATGTTCTCACTGAACATAAACAGGTCAACTGGGACGCTCTTTATGAGAAATATCTGCCCGAATTCAAGGCGGCGAATAAAGCGCATGACAAAGTCGCTAATGAGATAGCCTGGTATAAATTCTGTGCTGAGTTCCATGATGGTCATGTAAATTTCGGTTCTGATGAGAAAACCAGAGATGCAGCATATTCAAGGTTATCAGGTATTGATCACGGACTTGTGATATGTACCCTTTCAGATGGAAGGACAGTTGCGGCTGAGGTTGACAGCAGTCTTAATGCGCTTGGTATCCACAACGGCACTGAGATTATAAGCTGGAACGGTATGACACCCGCCGAGGCTGATGAACTCAACGAGATGAAGCAGCTGTTCAACTTTGCTGATGCAGACAATCAGAAATTCTTTGAAGGAACATTCGCTGCGGGTACGGGCGGAGACAGTGTTGAAGCTGTTATCAAAGATGACAGCGGTAATATAAAAACTGTTGTACTGGATAAAATATCCGATGATTACTATAATAGAGCAAAAGAAGTATATGATAAACTGCTTAAAGGTATGAACGTTGGACATATGACTTTGACAAAGATAAATGATACCACCGTCTGCCTGCGAATCAAAACTATGAACTTTGATTCTATCTCGGAAAAAGATAAACACAAGAAAATGAAGGATGAACTTCGCGAGCAGATACTGGATGCGAAAAAAGAGGGCGTGCGCGATATCATAATAGATATCCGCGAAAACAATGGCGGTTCCGGAACTATGGTAAAAGCTATAGGAGAGCTGTTTGCACCTGAGGGTGAGTACTATTATGTTTCTGATGCATATTTCGATCATGATAAGAAGTGCTATGTCAAAAATGGTGAAGGCAAGTGGAAAGTTGCCGGAGATGTCTATGTTGACGGAGAAAATATCCTGGGTGATGACGGCAGGATAATACTGTTGGTAGGCAGTCATTCGGTAAGTGCAGCTGACCATTTGACAAAGCTGATGAGCGAATTTGAGAATACAACGGTAATGGGCTTTACAGGACCTCTCGGTTCAGCTCAGGGCGTATCTCCAATAAAGCTTAAAAGCGGGATGTTCAGTTATTCAAGTTCACTTATGCTGAATAAGGACGGCACTGTCTATATAGACTGCGGTACTGATTATAATGCCGATGATGATGCGGAGGTCATAGTACCATTTGATGAAAAAGCATTCCGCGAGATATTTGATGAAGACAATGATTATCTTATGGATACTGCAGTTAAGTATCTTGAAGAAATGGAACGCTGA